The DNA window GTGCTCAGCTGGGAAGAAGACCCGGCCTCTTCCCTCAGCGTCACGTGGCGCACCGACAGCACGGTTACGGACGCCAAGGCTCAGATCGCCCCCGCCCTCGGCGCCCCCTCGTTCTACACGAAGGCCAAAACCGTGGACGCGGAGACGCAGGACCTCCACACGCACAAGGTCACCGGCGAGCACGTGAACGCCAAGTACCACTCCGTCACCTTCGACGGCCTGATGGCCGACACGCTTTACGCCTACCGCGTGGGCGACGGCACACACTGGAGCGAGTGGTTCCACGCGCGCACCGCCAGCCGGCAGCCGGAGCCGTTCAGCTTCGTCTACGTGGGTGACGCGCAGAACAACGTGCGCTCGCACTGGTCGCGCCTCCTCCGCCAGGCCTATGCCGACGCCCCGACCATCGACTTCATGATCCACGCGGGCGACCTCGTGAACAATGCCCACCGGAACGTGGAGTGGGGTCACTGGAACGCGGCCGGCGGCTGGATCCAGAGCATGGTGCCGAACGTGGCGGTGCCGGGCAACCATGAGTACGGAGGCTACCGCTCCTGGCACGCGCGCGATACCTTCCGGGTGGAGGTAGAGGCCACTGGACAGAAAATGACTGGAACTATTCTGGAGCCGGACGGCAATCCGGAACCGCTGGAGGCCAGTAGCAGCGCCGATCCATCCGCCGACTCGTATCCCGCCGGCGGTTGGGACTACAACGTCGACAACGGCGAGTACGTGGGCACGCTTGAGATTGACGGCGACAGTTCCGGATACAGCGCGACCCTCGTGAACGAGGACGGGGACGAGTTCCCACTCCAGAACGTGGCGGTCGACGGCAGTACACTCACCGGTCATTTCATGATGGAGGTGGAGAAGGAGAGCCCGGAGAAGCTGTCGATCCACTGGCACCCGCAGTTTACCCTTCCCAAGAATGGACCGGAGGGGATGGAGGAGACGGTCTACTCCCTCGACTATCAGGGCATGCGCATTATCGCCCTGAACTCCAACATTCGGGACTCCTCGCGCCTCGCACGGCAAACCCAATGGCTGGAATCAACCCTCCGAAAGACGGCGCAAAACGACGATATCCGCTGGACCGTCGCGACCTTTCACCACCCCATGTTTTCGTCGGGCGAAGGGCGGAGCAACGCGGCACTCCGTGACCGGTGGACGCCTCTCTTCGACGAGTACAACGTGGACCTCGTGATGCAGGGCCACGACCATACCTACGCCCGCGGCCGGCTCGAAAACCTGGAGCAGGGCGTAAACGCCCGGTCGCCGAAGGGCGGCACCGTGTACGTCAACTCCGTAAGCGGGGCGAAGATGTACGAGATCAAACCCGACCGCTGGGAGGACTTCGACGGCATCGAGATGGAGCGCGGCGCCGAAAACACGCAGCTCTATCAGGTGGTGCGC is part of the Salinibacter sp. 10B genome and encodes:
- a CDS encoding fibronectin type III domain-containing protein yields the protein MPPPNARLLFLTTLVLPIGLLAAACSTPSSGSSNAEKPDSSSTEAATLPSTTPSPYPDRIVLSWEEDPASSLSVTWRTDSTVTDAKAQIAPALGAPSFYTKAKTVDAETQDLHTHKVTGEHVNAKYHSVTFDGLMADTLYAYRVGDGTHWSEWFHARTASRQPEPFSFVYVGDAQNNVRSHWSRLLRQAYADAPTIDFMIHAGDLVNNAHRNVEWGHWNAAGGWIQSMVPNVAVPGNHEYGGYRSWHARDTFRVEVEATGQKMTGTILEPDGNPEPLEASSSADPSADSYPAGGWDYNVDNGEYVGTLEIDGDSSGYSATLVNEDGDEFPLQNVAVDGSTLTGHFMMEVEKESPEKLSIHWHPQFTLPKNGPEGMEETVYSLDYQGMRIIALNSNIRDSSRLARQTQWLESTLRKTAQNDDIRWTVATFHHPMFSSGEGRSNAALRDRWTPLFDEYNVDLVMQGHDHTYARGRLENLEQGVNARSPKGGTVYVNSVSGAKMYEIKPDRWEDFDGIEMERGAENTQLYQVVRVQQDTLKFRSYTATGQPYDAFDLVQRQGAPNEMIERPPANTDERMHENTLDYMRP